Proteins encoded in a region of the Mycobacterium branderi genome:
- a CDS encoding type II toxin-antitoxin system Phd/YefM family antitoxin: MEVGVRELRDQLSRHLAEVREGSIVTVTDHGRPIARIVPVQRPTKLEQLREEGRIQRARKRKRPAPAPLSTGGTVSDLIGEQRR; this comes from the coding sequence ATGGAAGTCGGTGTTCGGGAGCTGCGCGACCAGCTGAGCCGCCACCTCGCGGAGGTCCGCGAAGGCAGCATCGTAACTGTGACGGATCACGGACGTCCGATCGCGCGCATCGTGCCGGTACAACGCCCCACGAAGCTGGAGCAGCTGCGCGAGGAGGGGCGTATCCAGCGCGCGCGAAAGCGCAAACGACCCGCTCCGGCCCCTTTGTCAACAGGCGGAACGGTCAGCGACCTGATCGGCGAGCA
- a CDS encoding class I adenylate-forming enzyme family protein, which yields MTDTVDRVVRVRAEHDAKPMVIDPASRLSYNELDASTRDLAATFIEAGVGKGTRVGLIMPNGARWVQIAIALTRIGAVLVPLSTLLQSRELTAQLRVASVQFLVSVEEFRGHRYLDGLQRDQLPALRQVWTADELAPLPATERAARVVDSLAETVTPSDPMVIMFTSGSSGPPKGVVHSHGSALGAVKSGLASRCIDADTRLYLPMPFFWVGGFGGGVLSALLAGATLVTEEIPRPETTLRLLERERVTLFRGWPDQAETLARHAGSADLSALRPGSLEALLPPEQRSEPGARATLFGMTEAFGPYCGYPADTDMPRSAWGSCGKPFPGMEVRITDTDTGEPVQAGTVGTIEIRGPHTLRGICRRSREDVFTADGFYPTGDLGRLDQDGFLFYHGRSDDMFKVSGATVYPGEVERALREIDGVEAAYVTNVPGPQGVRVGAVVVTADRTVEQLRTSARTLLSSFKVPTVWLLVDSDDAVPRGATGKVDVGRLREMLTEQA from the coding sequence ATGACTGACACCGTCGACCGGGTGGTACGCGTCCGCGCCGAGCACGACGCCAAACCGATGGTGATCGATCCTGCCAGCCGGCTCAGCTATAACGAACTCGACGCGAGCACGCGTGATTTGGCCGCGACGTTCATCGAGGCCGGCGTTGGGAAAGGCACCCGGGTCGGGCTGATCATGCCCAACGGTGCACGCTGGGTGCAGATCGCGATCGCGTTGACCCGCATCGGCGCGGTACTGGTGCCGTTGAGCACGCTGTTGCAGTCGCGGGAGTTGACAGCGCAGCTCCGGGTCGCCTCGGTGCAATTTCTGGTCAGCGTCGAGGAATTCCGCGGGCACCGCTATCTCGACGGCCTTCAGCGTGACCAACTCCCTGCGCTGCGGCAAGTGTGGACCGCTGACGAGTTGGCGCCGCTCCCCGCGACCGAGCGTGCCGCGCGGGTCGTCGACTCGCTGGCCGAGACGGTGACACCCAGCGACCCAATGGTCATCATGTTCACGTCCGGCAGCAGCGGGCCGCCGAAAGGCGTGGTGCATTCGCACGGTAGCGCGCTGGGCGCCGTGAAATCCGGTCTGGCCAGCCGCTGCATCGACGCGGATACCCGGCTATATCTGCCGATGCCGTTCTTCTGGGTCGGCGGCTTCGGCGGCGGTGTGCTCTCCGCGTTATTGGCCGGCGCCACGCTGGTGACCGAGGAAATTCCCCGGCCGGAAACCACGCTGCGGCTGCTCGAGCGTGAGCGGGTGACGCTGTTTCGTGGCTGGCCCGACCAAGCCGAAACGCTGGCGCGCCATGCGGGGTCGGCTGACCTGTCGGCGCTGCGCCCAGGCAGCCTGGAGGCATTGCTGCCGCCCGAGCAACGATCGGAACCCGGAGCGCGGGCGACGCTGTTCGGCATGACGGAGGCGTTCGGCCCCTACTGCGGCTATCCCGCCGACACCGATATGCCGCGATCCGCCTGGGGCAGTTGCGGAAAGCCTTTCCCCGGGATGGAGGTTCGTATCACCGACACCGACACCGGAGAGCCGGTTCAAGCGGGAACCGTTGGAACGATCGAGATTCGGGGACCGCATACGCTGCGTGGCATCTGCCGGCGCAGCCGCGAGGATGTGTTCACCGCCGACGGCTTCTACCCCACCGGCGACCTCGGCCGTCTGGACCAAGACGGGTTCCTGTTCTACCACGGCAGGTCCGACGACATGTTCAAAGTCAGCGGCGCCACCGTCTATCCCGGCGAGGTCGAACGCGCTCTGCGGGAGATCGACGGAGTCGAAGCCGCCTATGTCACCAATGTGCCCGGCCCCCAAGGTGTTCGCGTCGGCGCCGTCGTGGTGACCGCCGACAGGACCGTCGAACAGCTCCGCACATCGGCGCGCACACTCCTCAGCTCGTTCAAGGTACCGACGGTGTGGCTTTTGGTGGATTCGGATGATGCGGTTCCGCGGGGCGCCACCGGCAAAGTCGACGTCGGACGGTTGCGGGAGATGCTCACCGAGCAGGCTTGA
- a CDS encoding class I adenylate-forming enzyme family protein — protein sequence MRADSPTVSQVLRRQASARGEHPLLVCDAERISYGEAERRSALLARTLVALGAGKGTHVGLLYPNGVAFLVAMLAAARIGAVVVPFSTFVTASELREQLVDSDVEILLAAPSYRSHDYRRRLAEVLSDVEFDSADRLFSPRVPQLRRVLFATDDVCGLADDRLLTAREDDVDRSDPLAIIYTSGTTSAPKGVVHTHAALLGHQKNLNEIRGLTADDKLFCNSPFFWIGGFGFAVLATLVAGCTLVCSNATDAAATLDLLEAERPTITNGFVAGVAHLARHPSFAGRDLSSMRRGNLYPIMAPEVRPADPELRHNMLGLTEAGSVVLLSGDESDQPENRRGSFGKPAPGFDMKVIDQFGREVQEGELGELCLRGPYLMQRYYKRSREECFDADGWFHTGDLVAVDRDGFVYFIRRRDSMIKAAGANVSPAEVEKAITKVTGGAVAHVLGIPDPERGQVVAAVVAVDNSTSFDEAALREKLRAELSTYKIPKRFAAVRPADIPLLASGKVDLRRLQKVFDD from the coding sequence GTGCGGGCTGACTCGCCCACCGTAAGCCAAGTCCTACGGCGCCAGGCGAGCGCGCGCGGAGAGCATCCGCTGCTGGTCTGCGACGCCGAGCGCATCAGCTACGGCGAGGCCGAACGGCGCTCGGCGCTGCTGGCTCGTACGCTCGTCGCTCTCGGCGCCGGCAAGGGGACTCATGTGGGGCTGCTGTACCCCAACGGCGTTGCGTTCCTAGTGGCGATGCTGGCGGCGGCGCGGATCGGTGCGGTCGTCGTCCCGTTCTCCACGTTCGTCACTGCGTCGGAGTTACGCGAGCAATTGGTCGACAGCGACGTCGAGATCCTCCTCGCGGCCCCGTCGTACCGCTCGCACGACTACCGGCGACGGCTGGCGGAGGTGCTCTCGGATGTCGAGTTCGACTCTGCTGACCGGTTATTCAGCCCCCGGGTGCCGCAGCTGCGCCGTGTGCTCTTCGCTACCGACGATGTGTGCGGGTTGGCCGACGATCGGCTGCTGACGGCGCGGGAAGACGACGTCGACAGATCAGATCCGCTGGCGATCATCTACACCTCGGGTACCACCAGTGCGCCTAAAGGGGTGGTACACACGCACGCTGCGCTGCTCGGCCACCAGAAGAATCTCAACGAGATCCGCGGATTGACCGCCGACGACAAGCTGTTCTGCAATTCGCCGTTCTTTTGGATCGGCGGTTTCGGGTTCGCGGTGCTCGCCACGTTGGTCGCCGGATGCACCTTGGTGTGCTCCAACGCGACCGACGCCGCCGCAACGCTTGACCTGCTCGAAGCTGAAAGACCCACGATCACCAACGGTTTCGTCGCCGGGGTCGCTCACCTGGCGCGGCATCCAAGTTTCGCTGGTCGCGACCTGTCGTCGATGCGACGCGGCAACCTGTATCCGATCATGGCCCCCGAGGTGCGGCCGGCCGACCCCGAGCTGCGGCACAACATGCTGGGGCTCACCGAAGCCGGCAGCGTCGTGCTGCTCAGCGGCGACGAAAGCGACCAGCCCGAGAATCGGCGCGGATCGTTCGGTAAGCCCGCGCCCGGCTTCGATATGAAGGTCATTGACCAGTTCGGCCGAGAGGTACAGGAGGGTGAACTCGGCGAACTGTGCCTCCGCGGACCGTATCTCATGCAGCGGTACTACAAACGCAGTCGTGAAGAATGTTTCGACGCCGACGGCTGGTTCCACACCGGTGACCTGGTGGCCGTCGACCGGGACGGGTTCGTGTATTTCATCCGCCGTCGCGACTCGATGATCAAAGCGGCGGGCGCCAACGTCTCACCGGCCGAGGTGGAAAAGGCGATCACCAAAGTCACCGGGGGCGCCGTCGCGCATGTGCTCGGCATTCCCGATCCGGAACGCGGGCAGGTGGTTGCGGCGGTGGTAGCCGTGGACAATAGCACCTCGTTCGACGAAGCGGCACTTCGTGAGAAACTGCGCGCCGAACTGTCGACCTATAAGATTCCCAAGCGCTTTGCGGCGGTGCGGCCGGCCGACATTCCCCTGTTGGCCAGTGGCAAGGTCGATCTGCGTCGGTTGCAGAAGGTGTTCGATGACTGA
- a CDS encoding class I adenylate-forming enzyme family protein encodes MHRLSRRIADVLALQPDAPAIEYEGQWLSWRELDETAAAFRSLAGTGQIGILLRNKPAHVAALLGALLSGATVVTINPSRGDARTKADIEQLALPLIIGEPSDLARSAEPIGELAVVRSGAAEGTRRPGVAVRMLTSGTTGPPKRIDLTYDMLAHSVMGPEGNRTPAPTELRRGVAIVNSPLVHIGGVFRVLQCVTEARPFVLLERFELERWADAVRRHKPRAVSLVPAALRMVLHSDLTREDLQSIRAVTSGTAPLSADDADAFYDKFGIPVLTSYAATEFGGGVAGWTLADYQKYWTAKRGSVGRASLGAQLRVVGDDGTPLGPGEVGLLEVKPGQLGPSAEWMRTTDMARIDADGFLWIVGRSDQAIIRGGFKVMPDDVRLALESHPAVAGAAVVGRRDDRLGETPVAMVELREPGSADAAALADYLRARLARYEIPTDIAIVDEIPRTPSGKPDLAAVRAYFNESARAG; translated from the coding sequence ATGCATCGGCTCAGTCGGCGCATCGCCGACGTTCTCGCTCTGCAACCCGACGCGCCGGCCATCGAGTATGAGGGCCAATGGTTGTCGTGGCGCGAGCTCGACGAGACGGCAGCCGCGTTCCGTTCGCTCGCCGGAACCGGACAGATCGGCATCCTGCTGCGCAACAAGCCGGCTCATGTCGCCGCGCTGCTGGGCGCACTGCTGAGCGGCGCGACCGTCGTCACCATCAACCCGTCGCGCGGCGACGCCCGCACTAAGGCCGACATCGAACAGCTCGCTCTCCCATTGATCATCGGCGAGCCCAGTGATCTCGCCCGTTCGGCGGAACCGATCGGTGAGCTGGCGGTAGTGAGGTCTGGCGCCGCAGAGGGCACCCGACGGCCCGGGGTCGCCGTGCGGATGTTGACCAGCGGAACCACCGGACCGCCCAAACGAATTGACCTCACCTACGACATGCTGGCCCACAGCGTGATGGGCCCCGAGGGCAACCGGACGCCGGCACCCACGGAGCTGCGCCGCGGCGTGGCAATCGTCAACTCGCCGCTGGTACATATCGGCGGAGTGTTCCGGGTACTGCAATGCGTGACGGAGGCAAGGCCGTTCGTGCTTTTGGAGCGGTTCGAGCTCGAGCGGTGGGCCGACGCCGTGCGCAGGCACAAGCCGCGGGCGGTGTCGCTGGTGCCGGCAGCCCTGCGCATGGTGTTGCACTCCGACTTGACGCGCGAGGATCTGCAGAGCATCCGAGCGGTGACGTCGGGCACTGCCCCGCTGTCGGCTGATGACGCGGATGCGTTTTATGACAAATTCGGTATTCCCGTGTTGACCTCTTATGCTGCAACGGAATTCGGGGGCGGAGTCGCCGGCTGGACGTTGGCCGATTACCAAAAGTACTGGACGGCCAAGCGGGGCAGCGTGGGACGCGCCAGCCTCGGCGCGCAATTGCGTGTGGTCGGCGACGACGGCACACCGCTCGGCCCCGGCGAAGTCGGGCTGCTCGAAGTCAAACCCGGGCAGCTGGGACCGTCGGCGGAGTGGATGCGCACCACCGACATGGCACGCATCGACGCCGACGGCTTTCTGTGGATCGTCGGGCGCTCCGACCAGGCAATCATCCGTGGCGGTTTCAAGGTGATGCCCGACGACGTGCGGCTGGCCCTGGAGAGCCACCCGGCAGTGGCGGGCGCAGCGGTGGTCGGGCGGCGCGACGACCGCCTCGGGGAGACGCCGGTCGCGATGGTGGAGCTACGCGAGCCAGGCTCCGCGGACGCTGCCGCGTTGGCCGACTATCTTCGGGCGCGGTTGGCCCGTTACGAGATCCCCACCGACATCGCGATCGTCGACGAAATTCCGCGAACGCCCTCGGGCAAGCCGGACCTCGCTGCGGTGCGCGCCTACTTCAACGAGTCGGCTCGTGCGGGCTGA